The Paenibacillus sp. G2S3 region GCATTGTTCTCAAATGAACAAGTAGTCGGAAGGGTGAAGAAAAATGAAGATTCGTCTTAAACTATCACTTATGATGATAGGTGTGACCCTACTATGTATTGCAGTAATGGGGGTTTTTACATATTTAAGGTCAACTCAGGCAATTGTGAGCCTTACTGAGAATTCTATGAAGCAGGTCAATACGAATAAAGCTCAGACCATATCATCCATGATTTCGAAAGAGCAGAGAAGTATTGAGCTTATTGCCGGAAGGTCGGAAATTGTCGAATTATTACTCCAAGCAGAGAACGGTGGAGTCGCAAAGGGGAATGAGCTACAGAATGAGGTAAATATCAGCCTTCAAGAAATTGTGAAGGATGCTGGGAACCTTGAACATGCTTTTGTCAGTGATATGAGAGGCATCGCTGTGGCTGACAGTGATATTAAGCTTATAGGTACGGATTTTAGCGAAAGAAATTATACGAAGAAAGTAATGGAGACCGCGGCGCCGGTAATTAGCGAAACGCTGAAATCAAAATCTACTGGGGCTTATGTGGTGGCTTTTGTACATCCGGTTAAGAGTAACGGGAAGATGATTGGATATGTGGCTTCAGCGGTTTCCGCAGATAGTATGATTAAGTATTTAGCAGATGCAAAAGTAGTGAACACAACGACCTCGTATGCTTATCTTCTCGATGAGAATGGGAATACACTTTACCATCCGGATAAGAAGCAAGTAGGACAACCCGTGGCGAATGATCAGATCATGGCTGTTGTAGAGCGTGTGAAATCTGGTGAGAAAGTAGAAGATAGCCTGCTAAACTATACATATAATGGTGTGGATAAAAAATCAGCCTATACAGTTATGCCGGAGACCCACTGGTTGCTTGGGCTTACGGCTAATTTAGATGAAATTACGAAACCAGTGAATGAAATGAGAAATTTTAATCTGGTGCTTGGTGTGGTAAGTTTGATTATAGCTTTGCTGATCGCTTTATATTTTGCCAAAAAAATCTCCTCACCGATTATTAAACTGACAGAGTTGATAAATAGAACGGCAGAACTGAATTTGACGTATGACTCCCAGTATGAGTATCTGAAGAAAAACAATGATGAAACAGGTACGATAGCCATAGCAATGCTCCGAACACGGGTTATTCTTCGTGATATGGCGGGTAGTCTAATCACAATCTCTACCAAGGTGCTAGATAATGCGGAAACTCTTGAAAAGCTATCTATAGATGTACGTGAGAATGCTCACGATAATTCGGCAACTACACAGCAGCTATCGGCAGGCATGGAGGAGACAGCAGCTTCAACACAAGAGATGACGGCAGCGATTACTGAAATTGATATTAATGTGTCCGAGATCTCCAGTAATGTGAAGGAAGGCTCAGAAGTTTCCAAACAGATCAGTGAGCGAGCGATGGCGTTACAAGATGAGGCGTTAGAGTCTACGGATAATGCTAAGCGAGTGTATGAATCTGTTCGTGTCGATATGGAAAAAGCAATTGCGCAGTCGAACGCGATCTCGGAGATTAATGTACTGGCGGATACGATTCTATCGATTACTAGTCAGACCAATCTGCTTGCTTTGAATGCAGCGATCGAAGCGGCTAGAGCAGGTGAGGCAGGTAGAGGGTTTGCTGTTGTAGCTGGTGAGATCCGTAAGTTGGCTGAGAAATCGTCAGAGACCGCTGCTGGGATCCAAGGGGTCGTTTCAGGTGTATATGCTTCTGTTGAACTAATGAAGGAAAATTCAGAGGCGTTACTTGCTTTTATTGACCAGAATGTTCTTGGAGATTATGAGCGGTTAACGGAGGTAAGTCAGCAGTATAACAGAGATGCTACTACAGTGAATTTGCTGATGAATCAATTCGAGACCGCAGCTGATCATCTAAGTATGGCGGTATCTAGTATTTCTATAGCGGTCAATGAAGTGGCTGCTACAGTAAACGAGGGAGCTATTGGGATTCAGGATATTGCGGTGAAAACGGCTGATATCGTGGAAAAAACATTCTTAGAGGTTACTATGGCTGATGAAAATACTCAAAGTGCTAAAGAGCTTCAGGGATTGGTAGACAAGT contains the following coding sequences:
- a CDS encoding methyl-accepting chemotaxis protein → MKIRLKLSLMMIGVTLLCIAVMGVFTYLRSTQAIVSLTENSMKQVNTNKAQTISSMISKEQRSIELIAGRSEIVELLLQAENGGVAKGNELQNEVNISLQEIVKDAGNLEHAFVSDMRGIAVADSDIKLIGTDFSERNYTKKVMETAAPVISETLKSKSTGAYVVAFVHPVKSNGKMIGYVASAVSADSMIKYLADAKVVNTTTSYAYLLDENGNTLYHPDKKQVGQPVANDQIMAVVERVKSGEKVEDSLLNYTYNGVDKKSAYTVMPETHWLLGLTANLDEITKPVNEMRNFNLVLGVVSLIIALLIALYFAKKISSPIIKLTELINRTAELNLTYDSQYEYLKKNNDETGTIAIAMLRTRVILRDMAGSLITISTKVLDNAETLEKLSIDVRENAHDNSATTQQLSAGMEETAASTQEMTAAITEIDINVSEISSNVKEGSEVSKQISERAMALQDEALESTDNAKRVYESVRVDMEKAIAQSNAISEINVLADTILSITSQTNLLALNAAIEAARAGEAGRGFAVVAGEIRKLAEKSSETAAGIQGVVSGVYASVELMKENSEALLAFIDQNVLGDYERLTEVSQQYNRDATTVNLLMNQFETAADHLSMAVSSISIAVNEVAATVNEGAIGIQDIAVKTADIVEKTFLEVTMADENTQSAKELQGLVDKFKI